The Onychostoma macrolepis isolate SWU-2019 chromosome 20, ASM1243209v1, whole genome shotgun sequence nucleotide sequence CAAAGTCAGTGTCGTTCTGGGCGAAGACCTCAGGCATGCTATTCAATTTTCGGGTAATTCTGTCTTTCCATTCTGGAGGGACCGGGGACTCACCAAAGTCAAAGGCTAGGTCAGCTGCCTTGGAGGGTTCTGGTTCAGATGGATTGGTCACGCTCTGTTTGTGAGACAGAATGGCCTGGATTGAACTGAGCTCAGCAATCACACTCTTAGCTGGGATAATAATGTCGTGTTCTGACTCATTTGAGACCACAACTGGTAGTCTGACTGGTAGATCAACAAGACAGGGCTTTACAAGCAGCCCTCCAGGCAGAGAAGAGGATGAAGGGTACTCCATGATAGCGGACCTCTCAGTATGGAACTCTTTCACTGATGCCACACCCTCCAGAACAACTGTTCGTCCAGCTGGAATGAGTTTTCTGTCTCGGCCTTGCATCCTCACCAGTCCGATGTTACTGTCATGGCTTTGTTCCTGTCGTAGTTGAAGTACTTTCAGCACCGTCCTGTAGCCGTTTGGGACAGAGTGGTAGCTTGCTGGACTTTTCTCTTTGCACATACCATATGCTACATCGAGTGTGTTTGTACCAACCAGTATCTGGTACCCTGAAGTGCCGGTGTCTGGAACAACCAAGGCCAATGTTGGGACTTCATATTCGGCTCCAAGGAACTGTTTTGGGAAGGTGATTGTGACTTCAACATATCCAAGGTAGGGCACAGATTGACCATTGGCCCTTCAACTTCCAGCAGGTTATAGAGTGGTTCGATCTGTTGCTCAGGTAGGTATTCTTCATAGAAGGACTTGGTGACTGTAGTTACTTGTGAACCCGTGTCGAGGAGACAGCTGAACTGCTTGCCTTGGATGGTAACTTGGGCGGTACTTTTCGTGCCTATAAGTTTTGCGGGACTCTGAAGGGTGTTTTCTAACACTAGACTGGTTCAAGGCAGCACTGAACTTGGGTTCGGCATCACTTTTATTCTTAGCAGGGCGTTGGTGAACTGCTCCAGCCTCAGTTTGCCCTGCAACTGAGACTCCATCTAAAAATCCCTATTGTCTGGTGAATGTTCTTTAGCCTCCCAGAGGCGCTGCTTTTCTCTCAATTGATCTCTTTTTTCATTGACGAGAGTGGGGTTTGGATTGTTACTGCAAGCTGAGGAGATGTGACCGTCTTCGCCGCAGTTGAAACAATACCAAGGTCTTGGTTGGGTGCTTGTTTTTGAGTTGGTAGGTTTCCAGCTTGGTGCTCTAGGGTCAAGTCTAGAAGCTGGCCCACCTGATGGCTGCTCAGTGTTCCCCTTGGTCTTGAGTCTTCTTGGCTTTCTTAGACATCAGCGTGGTGAGTTGGCTCTGCAGCGGCGCCACCTGCTGTTTAAGCTCTGTCAATGGGTCAGACTCAGGCTGGAATGCTGCTTGTTGACTGCAGATGCACACCCTGAGAACTTGCCATAACCCGCTGCCGGTGTGAGCCAAGGTGCTTCTTCATACGTGTGGCTTTAGCTGCCTGCCTATCCTCCTCAGTGCGGATTAATAACAGGAGCTCTGAAAATGCTGATGGGtgacttttcttttcttgaggTTGAGGTCAGAGAGCAAGTGGTTGTCCCAACACCCGCGACAAAACTGTTTGAGAATGTGTCTATCTGCTTCTCCGGCAGCAGCTCCTCCTCTCTTAACAGCAAGGTTCAGGGCAGCTTGAAGGCGGCAGAGGTGCGTGAGGCCTTTTCACCAGGATCCTGAAGAGTATTCATAAACTGGGCGAAGCTCCTCGCCGTCTTCGACGGTTCCAAAGGCTGCGTCCAGCAGTTGAAGGTAGGATTCAGGAGTAGCTTCAGGGCTTAGTCTTTTGACAATATCTGCTGCAGGGAAGAGCAAACTTTCAAAGATTTTACGTGATTTCTGAAGATTAGACAGGGTGGGGTCTTTCCTGAGAAGCTCAACATGTGAACGCCATGTGTCGTAGTCTGTCTCACCATTGGGTCTGGGGAGCTTGCCTGAGAATGAACGAAGCTTGATGGGaaagtgtgaatgtgtgtttaaTTCATCTCTCCTCACAATGTGCTCAACAATGACCTTTTGAATTTCAGGTGGATTCAGGTTGCTCTCTACAACAGACAGACTTCGCTTCACATCAGCTCGTGGGCATGGCTCAGCACCACTATGAACGAACCTTTCCCGAGAAGAATCTGGGAGCAGCTGGGGATGTGGGGCTCAAAAGTGTCAAGAGACGTGCGGAGTTGTCTGGCTTCAAACTCATTATCACCACTGCCATCAGTCTCGATTGTCTCACTGATCTCTGACATCATGTCTTTCAGCACCTCTTGAGCCTCGTCCACTCAATTTCGCTAACTTCTTTATTTCATCAAGGTAGGCTTTGGTAACACTGCAGCCAACTTTAGTGGTGTACACACTTGCTAGAGCTTGAACATAATATTTTCCGTCTGGATGGTCCTTAAGTTCATGTGAGTAGGGCAGAAGAGGGGCTAAGGCTTCAATAGCAACAGCATCTTGATACTCAACAATCAGGTTTTTATAAAACTCTGAGTTAGTATCAGTAACTGGGACAAGTCTCGTGGAGCCATACTTCCTAAGGAAGTCTATGATCTCCTCATCTTCTGGTGATTCAAGCAAACCACTCACCATTACTGCATTGGGGACTTTGATTCCTGAGCTCGTTATAAACTCCATCTTTAGTAAAGAGTGATCTATAAACAGATAACAAAGAGCTTACACACGTTCGCTCGTTAAATCGTTTCACACACTTGTAATGTGGTTCACTGCTAACATATAACCAGACTCCTGGCTGGCTCGCCACTTGTAACCCTGCTCTCAGGTTAGTGTAACCGATAACTAATTGAATTAGCTATAAATTGGATTTGGGCTAATATCAGAAACTCTAGGTACGACTATGGAGCCTGAAATATTAAAAGGTCAGCAGAGAACAGATAACACAAAACAGGTAAGTTTGAGAAATGTATTATACAAAATTAAAGACAATTACATACATTCCCTGCCTACCTAAGCCGGCTTCCTGAGTGCTCAAGCGCACAATaaaaaaccccaaaataaacaaactcaaaCAAAGAAAGAGTCCATGAAAGttcttggtgtgtgtgtgtgtttttcttggAGTATGTACGGTATGTTCTTTTCACTACCCGGGTAGGTTTATGTGTGTTCTTATCTGTTTTTTCAAATGGAGGCACGGGATGATGATGGTTCCAAAGATGCCACGGCTGGCCACACCAGGCTTTTGGTCCGTTCTCTGACTTCTGCGGTTGGCTCGCCACTGACCACCAGGGTCAGATTCAGATGATCTATCCCTCTCTTAAAACCAATCTGGTATTTTGCGCCATAACGGAGCTAAAAGTCAGCATAACACTCGCATTAGTATTATCATCCTTACCGGAGGTATCTTGAGGAGCTCGCAGTGTCAACGCGGCTTAAAAGTTTTCCATAGTTGTTCTCTCAAAGCTTTCAACCTAATGGACACacactattttaatatttgttattcaatgttatttaaattcCTATCCCTCAGAGGATATTTCCATACCAGTCCTTGATGCTTTCTAGCAGCGTCTTCACCGGAGGAaaggtgtttttattttcttatttagaaCATTTCCTGGGGTGTATGCGCCACCCTCAGGCAGAGTAGAGAATTGCACTCCAGTACCCTTATGTGGGTTACACAAGCATGAGCATATTACACCGATTTAGTTTTCTCTCAAATGGTTGCCGGTTTGTTTTAGAATAGAATACAAACttttagtgtttgtttttaaatccttAAACGGTTTGTCTCCCTCATATCTTGATGCCTTAGTGAAACGTCACACTTCTGCTGGATCCTTGAGGTCTTCTGATCAGCAACTTTTAACACTTCCCAGATCTAGATTAAAACTTAAGGGTGATCGCGCTTTCTCAGTTGCTGCCCCGAAACTGTGGAATTTGTTACCTGTGAATATTAGATCAGCTCCGACTATCTCTAGTTTGAAATCAttgttaaaaacttttaatttctTTGGGTGCTGAGATTTATGTTCTTTATGTTTTGTGTTCTTTGTGTCTTTTCTGTGTGATGTTATTGTCTTTTGtatattcatgattttttttttatctatctTTGTACAGCACATTGGGCAACAATGGTTGTATTAATttgtgctatagaaataaatgaagaaagaaggaaagaaagacacggaaaattacagattttgtGAAAACCTTATCTATCTATAAACGTGTGTTTAAATGCAGTATTCAAACATTTTCGTTGTGAATTCAAAGTTAAAGTATGTGTTTTGAATATAGCATTTGACATTTGTCAGTTTTGGTCATTTTGATAAGTGTATTAAAGCtgatacatatgtgaccctggagcacaaaagcagtcataagcagcacaggtatatttgtagcaatagccaacaatacattgtacgggtcaaaatgatccatttttcttttatgccaaaaatcattaggatattaagtaaagatcatgttccatgaagatattttgtgaatttcctactgtaaatatatcaaaacttcatttttgattagtaatatgcattgctaagaacttcatttggacaactttaaaggcgattttctaaATTTTCAAAGGCggttccagattttcaaatagtcatatctcagccaaatattgtccgatcctaacaaaccatacatcaatggaaagattatttattcagcttgcataaatgcattaattCCAATTTCAAagaattgacccttatgactggttttgtgctctagGGTCACacatatgtatttaaaaaacttgttcttatttttttattgtgtatttattgatattttaacTCAAATTTTTTGCAAATTACTTTTCAAGAAGCATGGTTGTTATTTTCCCCTAAGATATGAAATCGTTGACACACTGTGGCAGTTTTGATTGTTTAAGggtttttttaacaaacaaaagtgACACTAATTTAAACTAAAGTGTAAGGAAGATCTGAAAGCTGCAactttattataatgattttatgGTGTCATTTGACAGTTGTGGTCgttgtatggaaaagagttGCATGAAGATTATTCagttttcaatatatatatttctctttttgtgtttcatCTGCGTTTGGAACACGATGAAAGCCTCATTGCAATAGTGGCAGAGCTGCACGTCTCCTGGCTAAAGTTAGTCCCTCTCTTATGGAGATCTGAGACCCTGTGCACTCTAATGAATGTACAGCTCCTGTGTGTAGGCGTACAAACGGCCCTGACGATGGGCGGGAGCCAAGATTGGCCCACTGACGAGCATCCAGGGCCCTTCAGTCAGGCTCGGTTCAGTGCACATACACAGTGGGATAATCTCATTGTCCTCTCTCAAGCGGATGCGCAGAGACGTGCCTGTTCTCGAGTCCGTGTGTCTGCGCACACTAAATAAAAGCAAACGTGCCATGCTGCGAGATGCTCTAGGTTTGAGCCTGTTACCGTGGCGACAGACCCAGTTTTAGTGCTGTATGAAGATAAACGGGATTGAATGGCTAATATTAAGAATTAGTTATGAAGCGGTGAGACTAGACAACAGTCGAAAACACTTGTGCTGCCCaattattttgtggaaactgtaatgcaTTCCATTTtttggaaagttcaaaagaacagcatttatttgaaatagaaatattttgttacattataaatgtaacttttgatcaatttaatgcactgCAGAATAAAGGTGTTCATTTCTTACTGAACCCAAATTATTGAATGGttatgtatcacggtttccacaaaaatattgtgcagcacaacattgataataatcagaaatgtttcttgagcagcaaatcagcatattagaatgatttctgaagatcatgtgacactgaagactgcagtaatgatgctgaaaatacagctgcgcatcacagaaataaattacagtttaatacatattcacatagaaaacagctgttttacatcgtaataatatttcataatttttactgtatttttttagcttactgtataaatgcagcctttgtgagcaggaaagacttatttaaaaaaaagctcaACTGCATTTCTCACAAATTTTTGGATACAAACAGTTGCTTTTCTTGTTCTTTTGATGCAAAGATgcattttagctttatttcttgataaagattaaaaactatatgagttttgttaaaaagtagtttttaattttttattataaaacgaTTTGAGTTGCACTTcttgtatgaaatgtgctatacaaataatgtttACTATCATTAATTACCCTTTTCTTTTAAACAGGTTTTTGCTATTCTGGCCAATTCCCACTCCAAAGGTAAGATTATTTTCCGTGTTAAACTCTACACTCCTAATCAGTGGTGGAAATGGCCAAAAGTCAAGGGGTGGGGAGGGGTCATTTATTGTTGACCCtttgtgttttataaaaaaaaaaaaaggagcacAGTCAAAAcattaggagcaccttctgatcaatgacaaaaattaactttaacattaTGAGCTGATATTTGACTCCTAGTTCAAGTTCCGTTTATTTCTAAAGCACATTTACTAATGGCCGCTGGccgaccaaagtgctgtacactaattacaatacaaatacacagaaaaaaGAGACACAAAAATCACtaaccaataaaaaataaaaacaggataaaattacatgttaaaagcCAAGACAAACAAATGAGTTTTGAGAGTGGATTTAAACTCAATTTGGGTCGGGAGATTCAAAGGCCACTTCAAAGGCTCTATTGCCCCTTGTTTTCAATATAGAGAGTTGCAATAATCCAGCTGAGATGTAATGAAGGTGTGGATAGCAACCTCTAAAGAGGTTTGAGATATTAGCGAAATGTGAGATAAATCAATCGTGACATAAATAGTCAAAATgacctttttcattttttttttttaattctgtggtggaaataagcttccatatacttaaaataatttactgCTTAAAATAGTATTCTCGTCATATCTGTTAGAGCACACCTGTCTGCAGTGAGTGGTGAGGACAACGGCACCAAAGTTGAACATCTACTATTGGCTAGTTCCAGTAACTAACCTGGGCTTGAACCTTTCTTATTTGTTGTCAATATGACATTGGAATCAAGAAACACCATGTTAACAGAATTTAAGAACCAATTACAatcatatattttgaattaagtttgaacatttatgttcaaaatgGGAAAAATAAGAATTGAATCTTGAGATCCAATGAGAATCACCCAGTTGCATGAGCTCCCATTTGTGTGAGTCTGGCGAAtcagaaagaagaaagaaagaagactTGAACTTTGAGAACCAATGATATATAAACTCCCACTTGTGCAAGTCTGGCGAATCattacagttaatgaagaggGTGGGACTATCATTAATTAGCTGAAATCTGTAGAGTACAAAAAGACCAAAGGGCAGTCTCTCCACTTTGTGACTAGCTATTGAACAATGGCTGGAAGTTGGTGTTTGGGGCAGATTTTGGCAGTTTGTGCTTTGTGTCATGCTGTTCCTCAGCGGAATGATCTGCCCAGAAACCCTCAAGCTCTGATGTtccagcaaactgaccagcggtttcagaagccagttcaacagcaaactgaccagcggtttcagaagcctgttcaacagcaaactgaccagcggtttcagaagccagttcaacagcaaactgaccaacggtttcagaagccagttcaacagcaaattgACCAGTGgattcagaagccagttcaacaaactgaccagcggtttcagaagccagttcaacaaacTGACCAGAGGTTTcaaacgccagttcaacagcaaacgccagttcaacagcaaacgccagttcaacagcaaactgaccagcggtttcagaagccagttcaacagcaaactgaccagcggtttcagaagccagttcaacaaacTGACCAAcagtttcagaagccagttcaacaaactgaccagaggtttcagaagctagttcaacagcaaacgccagttcaacagcaaactgaccagcggtttcagaagccagttcaacagcagactgaccagcggtttcagaagccagttcaagagcaaactgaccagcggtttcagaagctagttcaacagcaaacaccagttcaacagcaaactgaccaacggtttcagaagccagttcaacaaactgaccagaggtttcagaagctagttcaacagcaaacgccagttcaacagcaaactgaccagcggtttcagaagccagttcaacaaactgaccagcggtttcagaagccagttcaacaaactgaccagcggtttcagaagccagttcaacaaactgaccagaggtttcagaagccagttcaacaaactgaccagaggtttcagaagccagttcaacaaactgaccagaggtttcagaagccagttcaacaaactgaccagaggtttcagaagctagttcaacagcaaacgccagttcaacagcaaactgaccagcggtttcagaagccagttcaacagcaaactgaccaggggtttcagaagccagttcaacagcaaacgccagttcaacagcaaacagaccagcggtttcagaagccagttcaacagcaaactgaccagcggtttcagaagccagttcaacagcaaactgaccagcggtttcagaagccagttcaacagcaaaagccagttcaacagcaaactgaccagcggtttcagaagccagttcaacagcaaaagccagttcaacagcaaactgaccagcggtttcagaagccagttcaacagcaaactgaccagcggtttcagaagccagttcaacaaactgaccagcggtttcagaagccagttcaacaaactgaccagcggtttcagaagccagttcaacaaactgaccagcggtttcagaagccagttcaacaaactgaccagcggtttcagaagccagttcaacaaactgaccagcggtttcagaagccagttcaacaaacTGACCAGAGGTTTCAGACGCCAGTTCAACAGGaaacgccagttcaacagcaaactgaccagcggtttcagaagccagttcaacagcaaactgaccagcggtttcagaagccagttcaacagcaaactgaccagcggtttcagaagccagttcaacagcaaactgaccagaggtttcagaagccagttcaacaaactgaccagtggtttcagaagccGGTTCAACCGCCAACGAAGCCGGTTCAACCGCCAACGAAGCCGGTTCAACCGCAAACCACGCCAGTTCAACCAACAACCACGCCAGTTCAACCAACAACCACGCCGGTTCAACCGCCAGCCACGCCAACAACCACGCCGGTTCAACCGCCAGCCACGCCAACAACCACGCGGTTCAACCGCCAGCCACGCCAACAACCACGCCGGTTCAACCGCCAGCCACGCCAACAACCACGCCGGTTCAACCGCCAGCCACGCCAACAACCACGCCGGTTCAACCGCCAGCCACGCCAACAACCACGCCGGTTCAACCGCCAGCCACGCCAACAACCACGCCGGTTCAACCGCCAGCCACGCCAACAACCACGCCGGTTCAACCGCCAACCACGCCAACAACCACACCACTCTAACCGCCAACCACACCACTTCAACCGCCAACCACGCCACTTCAACCGCCAACCACGCCACTTCAACCGCCAACCACGCCacttcaacagcagactgaccagcggtttcctCAGCAGTTTCAGCTTCAGAAGCCAGTGGCGCAGGCAGAGCCCCTTGATAAATGTGCTGTAGCTGATTATGAGCAAATCCAATGCGGACAACCTGGGATCAGTGGTGCTGAGTGTGACGCAATGAACTGCTGCTTTAATGGACAGCAGTGTTCCTATGGGAGAGCAGGTAAGTGTTCTCGGTCTTATTCTGTTGCTGTTATTCTGTTATGGCTTAACTCTTTTCCCCTCTCAGATCTTCATCCACTGCAGTACAGAGGTGTGTCCTCCCTCTTCTGGCTCCTGTGAGCAAAGCTGCACCAGGAAGAGTGAGTACTTGCTGTAACTTAACTTGATGAAACGAGTGTTTTTGAAATGCCCCTCACGCTTTTACCAACTTCTCCTGCAGGGAGAGACACTCATGCCAAGACCATCTCGAGTGGACAGACGGTGGTTTCTAGTGGAGAAGTTACTCTGGTCATGtgaattcagtgattttaataaacTGCATGTAACTTCAAGATTCTTGTTTCTCTGGCTTTTGTTAGCTGAGTCTCAAACACTGTTTATAGTCTGGTTTAAAGGGACCCTCTACTAAACTGGTGCTCCGTTTGCTTTAGTAAGGTCTCCCATTCTCACCAACAAAGTGACATCTTGCTAAAGCTGAGCATCTACAAAACTTAATTTGGCCAACTGCTTGTTAAGCTCCAATGGCAGACCTAGGACCCACCACTCAAATCGTCAAAATGCCTTATGAAATTAAAGGCTATGACCGAGTGCTATACGGATTTCTCTGGCCAGTGTTAACACCATTCCTGCTTCCTGGCTGGTGTGCAGTGATGGTCAGTCATgaccaatgttccctctaagccGTGCACTTCCGCGCAGAAGTTACAGCTTtacttcacaggaataaataacactttaaagcatattaaagaactttactgattccaaacttttgaacgacattgtattatactgtaaaaatgttttttcggGTAACCGAAAATGTacatttagttacatcaagggtcaaatcaaatataaatggcaaattaaagttaaaattcaCACACGTTTTTGTGCGCGCTGTACAGGTCTGGTATAAAGAGTATTTTTGCTCAGGTGTCTGAAATCTCTGCCCAATAAAGAAAAGTTTTACTCAGCAAGAAAAATTTCGAGGGAACATTGATCATGACCAATAAAACCGATCTCCAAAGAAAGCAAACAACACCACCCTGACCAAACTTCTCTCCTTGCTCTTTTACGACCCCCTGCCTCTGACTCTCCTCCCTCGCTCTTCTTCCCCAAAAGCAAGAATATCCATATGCCACAAGTGTTATATCTTGTGAATGTTGTTTGTCCCCTTTCATGTTTGGtgtcattttaaaggtctctgtgtgaTGGGTAAATTGGTGTGAATTTCACAGTAGCCCcttgtattatgagaaatattgaaaacttaagttaactctgtacttctgtcattttagtctagctccgtgttcaatctgacttcaattccaagtgatcattaaatttagacaatatttataattaaaaactgatcacagacatcgattgtatattaatttagatatttgattattctggaaatcccatactttAAATTCTTCGTTCATTAGGGACCAGGTATCGCACAGGAATTACACTTTGACCGATAGTGAATCCACGGACACAAACTTGTCAGTTCTGAACTTATTCAGAGGGTGCAGAGTGGTTATAACTGCGCCTGCATACTTTCCTATATACTATATACTAAAAACAGTATATTCACAAGATACAGTCTAACACATAGGGCATGTGGATATCCTTGCTTTTTGGGGAAGAAGAGTGAGGGAGGAGAGGCAGAGAGGGCAGGGGGGAGAAGGGGGTGGTAAATGATCAAGGAGATAAGTTTGGTCAGGGTGGTGTTGTttgttctctttggagatctcttctccagATTAGTTTCATggttttattgcatggcatctgtctttgcgagagttcctgagttttggcctcAGAATTAAATTTATAAGGAAATGAATTCACTCCTTGCACACCAATGGATGAACCATGGGGAACGCCGTGAGGGACTTTGGATTTCTGTTTGTCACTGGcttaacacggtgtagctctcgtggttataggaaaaaatacactttttgttatgagtatgcagaactgacgagtttgtgtccgTGGATTCACTAAAATCGGCCAAAGTGTAAATCCTGTGCGAGACCTGGTCCCTAATGAATGAAAatttgaaagtatgggatttccagaataatcaaatatataaattaatatacaatcgatatctgtgatcagtttttaattaagaatattgcctaaatttaatgatcacttgaaattggagtcagattgaatgcggagctagactaaaattgaaactaaatccagataaattcagaggcgcaagtaaaagaccgaacatgcattaaacctacgagcaggccgctggattccacTGTTTGGGCTGGCGGGTGGAACCttacacataaaatatttagattatagTAGTAACTTTTAATTCAAGAATTTCCAAACTGGTTTTAGAAAGCTAGGACAAAGACGCTTTGACTGGCTCCTTTGACCCCAGCGCCAAAAGCAATCAAAGCTGGTGCACAGAATGTTTCAGTTGAAGAATTTACCTGTTGCATTTGTTTCCAACCATTTTTCCCAGACGTGTCCTGggcaggatttctatattgctttGATTAAAAGTACCACGAGAGAGTTTCGAAAACATAAGGAATCGATGTCATACACAACGATCGGTCTGCACACGCAAACAAAGCCAAATCCTAgatcaggggtcaccaaacttgttcctggaaGGCCagagtcctgcagagtttagctccaaagtTTCAAAAGTTCAGTGCTTTTGAAAGTGAAGTCaagttcttttaattgtatagTGTATTTCATTCCCCCAGTTTCATTCCCCACTGTTAAAGTACCAATTCTATTCAACCAGTGTAGTACAAAGGATAAGACCAAGGCTGAATCGGGAGTGCATGCTACCATACTAGTTCTtccataaataattatatgacagAAATGGTAAAGTTAGTAAGATTTCCTGAATTCAGCTTAAGTTTGTATCTATATCCATAttcaaaataagaaagaaaacttGAACTTTGAGAACCAATGATATATAAACTCCCACTTGTGCAAGTCTGGCGAATCattacagttaatgaagaggGAGGAGCTATCATTAATTAGCTGAAATCTGTAGAGTACAAAAAGACCAAAGGGCAGTCTCTCCACTTTGTGACTAGCTATTGAACAATGGCTGGAAGTTGGGGTTTGGGTCAGATTTTGGCAGTTTGTGCTTTGTGTCATGCTGTTCCTCAGCGGAATGATCTGCCCCAGAACACTCAAGCTCTGATGTtccagcagactgaccagcagtttcagaagccagttcaacagcaaactgaccagtggtttcagaagccagttcaacagcagactgaccagtggtttcagaagctagttcaacagcaaatgccagttcaaaagcaaactgaccagtggtttcagaagccagttcaacagcagactgaccagcggtttcagaagctagttcaacagcaaacgccagttcaacagcagactgaccagcggtttcagaagctagttcaacagcaaacgccagttcaacagcagactgaccagcggtttcagaagccagttcaacagcagactgaccag carries:
- the LOC131527597 gene encoding bromodomain-containing protein DDB_G0280777-like isoform X2, yielding MAGSWCLGQILAVCALCHAVPQRNDLPRNPQALMFQQTDQRFQKPVQQQTDQRFQKPVQQQTDQRFQKPVQQQTDQRFQKPVQQQIDQWIQKPVQQTDQRFQKPVQQTDQRFQTPVQQQTPVQQQTPVQQQTDQRFQKPVQQQTDQRFQKPVQQTDQQFQKPVQQTDQRFQKLVQQQTPVQQQTDQRFQKPVQQQTDQRFQKPVQEQTDQRFQKLVQQQTPVQQQTDQRFQKPVQQTDQRFQKLVQQQTPVQQQTDQRFQKPVQQTDQRFQKPVQQTDQRFQKPVQQTDQRFQKPVQQTDQRFQKPVQQTDQRFQKPVQQTDQRFQKLVQQQTPVQQQTDQRFQKPVQQQTDQGFQKPVQQQTPVQQQTDQRFQKPVQQQTDQRFQKPVQQQTDQRFQKPVQQQKPVQQQTDQRFQKPVQQQKPVQQQTDQRFQKPVQQQTDQRFQKPVQQTDQRFQKPVQQTDQRFQKPVQQTDQRFQKPVQQTDQRFQKPVQQTDQRFQKPVQQTDQRFQTPVQQETPVQQQTDQRFQKPVQQQTDQRFQKPVQQQTDQRFQKPVQQTDQWFQKPVQPPTKPVQPPTKPVQPQTTPVQPTTTPVQPTTTPVQPPATPTTTPVQPPATPTTTRFNRQPRQQPRRFNRQPRQQPRRFNRQPRQQPRRFNRQPRQQPRRFNRQPRQQPRRFNRQPRQQPRRFNRQPRQQPHHSNRQPHHFNRQPRHFNRQPRHFNRQPRHFNSRLTSGFLSSFSFRSQWRRQSPLINVL
- the LOC131527597 gene encoding bromodomain-containing protein DDB_G0280777-like isoform X1, whose amino-acid sequence is MAGSWCLGQILAVCALCHAVPQRNDLPRNPQALMFQQTDQRFQKPVQQQTDQRFQKPVQQQTDQRFQKPVQQQTDQRFQKPVQQQIDQWIQKPVQQTDQRFQKPVQQTDQRFQTPVQQQTPVQQQTPVQQQTDQRFQKPVQQQTDQRFQKPVQQTDQQFQKPVQQTDQRFQKLVQQQTPVQQQTDQRFQKPVQQQTDQRFQKPVQEQTDQRFQKLVQQQTPVQQQTDQRFQKPVQQTDQRFQKLVQQQTPVQQQTDQRFQKPVQQTDQRFQKPVQQTDQRFQKPVQQTDQRFQKPVQQTDQRFQKPVQQTDQRFQKPVQQTDQRFQKLVQQQTPVQQQTDQRFQKPVQQQTDQGFQKPVQQQTPVQQQTDQRFQKPVQQQTDQRFQKPVQQQTDQRFQKPVQQQKPVQQQTDQRFQKPVQQQKPVQQQTDQRFQKPVQQQTDQRFQKPVQQTDQRFQKPVQQTDQRFQKPVQQTDQRFQKPVQQTDQRFQKPVQQTDQRFQKPVQQTDQRFQTPVQQETPVQQQTDQRFQKPVQQQTDQRFQKPVQQQTDQRFQKPVQQQTDQRFQKPVQQTDQWFQKPVQPPTKPVQPPTKPVQPQTTPVQPTTTPVQPTTTPVQPPATPTTTPVQPPATPTTTRFNRQPRQQPRRFNRQPRQQPRRFNRQPRQQPRRFNRQPRQQPRRFNRQPRQQPRRFNRQPRQQPRRFNRQPRQQPHHSNRQPHHFNRQPRHFNRQPRHFNRQPRHFNSRLTSGFLSSFSFRSQWRRQSPLINVL